In Tubulanus polymorphus chromosome 8, tnTubPoly1.2, whole genome shotgun sequence, one genomic interval encodes:
- the LOC141910343 gene encoding uncharacterized protein LOC141910343, whose product MAPDDDDGDERPLMDKFNETYATKKRLIPQLFNYFAMPWYIFTVTASTYIGLTECLPIIYADFEPWVLTVNQCVAVLFLLEMTVNFVCIRQVEADYTAEVYEKWKHLRFGGTIHESAQEDLTSYPKSMSTNGCSRKTVNNNLPGPVYRLPLNGSADVKTTEMISKTKGPTHTVAVSEIDPSGRKIFKLYPYWSWKTCLICQIERPPRVFHCPLCNKCTLKRDHHCFFTRCCVGLRNQRHFIVFAFWSALTTAYVSVHATIYLFVELLPKYSCVDLFLPATVVRWLLGFTSFRILTLCMIFYSVLWFCPLSAFFFYEQMALVRRGTTSFEEDNRIKVPNAHSFRSNLRGTFGRNWLLNFIVPCHFMFPCEDNGITWASMSATSSGQSSNHANGMKS is encoded by the coding sequence ATGGCGCCCGACGATGACGACGGCGATGAGCGCCCTCTAATGGACAAATTCAACGAAACCTATGCCACGAAAAAGCGTTTGATACCTCAGTTGTTCAACTATTTCGCTATGCCTTGGTACATCTTCACCGTAACGGCTTCTACCTATATCGGTTTAACCGAATGTCTACCGATAATCTATGCAGACTTCGAACCCTGGGTACTGACCGTCAACCAATGCGTGGCAGTATTATTCCTACTGGAAATGACCGTGAACTTCGTATGCATTCGACAAGTCGAAGCGGACTATACCGCGGAGGTGTACGAAAAATGGAAACACTTACGCTTCGGCGGAACGATACACGAATCCGCGCAAGAGGATCTGACGTCATACCCTAAATCGATGTCGACAAACGGGTGTAGCCGTAAAACGGTTAACAACAACTTGCCAGGGCCGGTGTATCGGCTGCCATTGAACGGAAGCGCTGATGTTAAAACTACGGAGATGATCAGCAAAACGAAAGGTCCCACGCACACGGTAGCGGTCAGCGAGATCGACCCTAGCGGCCGCAAGATATTCAAATTATACCCGTACTGGTCGTGGAAGACGTGTCTAATTTGTCAGATCGAGCGGCCGCCTCGGGTATTTCACTGCCCGCTCTGCAATAAATGCACCCTTAAACGCGACCACCATTGCTTCTTCACACGCTGTTGCGTCGGTCTGCGTAATCAACGCCATTTTATCGTTTTCGCCTTCTGGAGCGCTCTGACCACCGCCTACGTATCCGTGCACGCGACTATTTACCTATTCGTCGAGTTGTTGCCCAAATACTCGTGCGTCGATCTATTTCTGCCGGCTACTGTCGTCCGTTGGTTGCTCGGTTTTACCAGTTTCCGGATATTGACGTTGTGTATGATTTTCTATTCGGTTTTGTGGTTTTGTCCGTTGAGCGCGTTCTTTTTCTACGAACAGATGGCGCTAGTGCGCCGCGGAACGACCAGTTTCGAAGAGGACAACCGAATCAAGGTACCCAACGCGCACTCGTTTCGGTCCAACCTGCGCGGTACGTTCGGTCGTAACTGGTTGTTGAATTTCATCGTTCCGTGCCATTTTATGTTCCCGTGCGAGGATAACGGAATCACCTGGGCGAGTATGAGTGCAACCTCTAGCGGTCAGAGTTCGAACCACGCGAACGGTATGAAATCCTGA